The nucleotide window GAATGGGTTATGATGCAATGTCGGAAAAGGTTGCGCTGAAGGTGAGCGTGAAGGCCAAAGGCGAAATTGTCCGGCCGATCGGCATCGGCAGCGAGGATATCGTCAAAACCTTCGGCAAATGCGTGCTGGTGCATGTCGAAGGGACAACGATCGACATCATCATCGCCAATCACCGCCAGTCTTATGCCCATGCCATTCAGTTTGAAAAGGCGGGAGCGGACTGGATGAATTACGATATCACCGTCGTTAAACAAGGCTACATCTTCCCGTATCTCAAAGAACAGGCGAAGGGCTATGTGATGTCTTTAACCGACGGCGCGACGCCGCAGGATACGGCTTCGATTCCATTTAAACGAATTATGCGTCCGATGTTTCCTGTCGACCAGATATAAACAAAAGTGCAGCGGTGAATTTCACCGCTGCCCAACCTCCCTTTTAAATTTCGGGTTCCCGGCGGTTTAACCGCCGATGAATCTTTTCGTAAGTGGACAGCTTGCGGTCTAACAGCGTTTGGTAGTTGAGCCGGAAATAGATCGAATACAGCGTATCCAGAATGTAAAGCAGAGTCAGCCGAGTGGAGAAGGAAGAAATCTTCTGATAGTGATTTTCATACGACGACATGAAGATGCGGTATTTCGCAAAGCGGGTTAGCGGATTTTTCTGCGTTGAGGTAATCAGCACGATCGGCGATTGATTATCGCTTAAAATCTGACAGACCGTGTTCATCGAACCGCCCCGTCCGCCAAAGGAAATCACGATGGACAGATGTGTGGCGTCGGCATTGCCGGCCGAGAGCTTCTGCATGTATTCCGCTTCCGGAACATGGACGCTGACGTTGATTTCCTGCATCTGAAACGCAAAGTTCTGGGCAAAAAAGAGATTGCCGGCTGAGGCGTAAACGTCGATATGAGCGGCCTTCTGCATCAGCTGCGACACCTCGACTAAAACCTGTTGATCGGAAAGCTTCAGCGTATCGTCAATCGTCTGGGCATACACGTCCTTTAAGTGCTGCTGGATTTCGTTGACCGTATCGGTCGGTGAGATCGGAAAGTCAAAGCTTTCCACCGCTGTTTCCGTTTCGGTATGCAGCGCATCCTGCAGCTGCAGCTTCAGATCGTTAACGCCGCTTAAGCCCAGCTTGTTGATCAGGCGGTAAAGCGTTGGCACGGAAACGTAGGTCAGCGAGGCAATTTCTTTCGGCTTGGCGGCAAGGAAGCGTTCCGGATCGTTTAAAATCGTTTCGATCAGAATTCGCTCGTTGGGCGTCACATTTTCAAGGTTTTCCAGTTTTTTAAGAATATTCACAGCACATCTTCCTTTTCTGTTAATTCCACTATATCACATTTTAATCAGAAAGACGGAAGAAAAAAAGCTGCGAAAAAGAGAAGGAGAAAGAATTTATGGGTAAAGGAAATGTTGTTTTAAAACAGGTTAAAGCGCCGCAGAAGGACTGTACCGGGATCCCGGTAGCCTTGAGCGATGCCACGATTCAGCAGCGTAAAGATAAAGTCCTGAAAAAGATGCAGGAACGCGGTCTGGATCAGCTGGTGATCTATGGCGATGTTGAGCACGGCGGCAACTTTGAATATCTGGTCGGCTACTTCACACGCTTTGAAGAAGCGCTGCTGGTGCTGAACGCGGATGGCAAAGCCACATTGGTGCTGGGCAATGAAAATCTGAACAAAGCATCCAAGTCACGAATTGAAGCAGCGGCAGTGCATGTGAGCTTGTTCTCGCTGCCCAATCAGCCCAACCGCAGCGATAAAACATTGAAGCAGCTGTTAGAGGAAGCGGGAATTGCGGCGGGAAAACGCACCGGCTTAGTCGGCTGGAAAATGTTTACGAGCAGTCTGGAGGACAACAAAAAAATCTATGATGTTCCTTCATACGTCGTCGATGCAGTCAAGGCGATTGTCGGCGAAGATCAGCTGAGCAATGAAACCGACCTGTTCATCGGTGAACAGGGCGTGCGCACGACCAACAATGCCAATGAGATCGCACATTATGAATATGCCGCGGCCTTGGCTTCCGACTGTGTGCTGGATGCGATGGACAAGCTGGAGATCGGCGTCAGCGAACTGGAGCTGGGCGATGCGCTGGTGCGAAACGGGCAGCATACCAGCATCGTTACGATTGCGGCCAGTGGTCCGCGGTTTGTCCAGGCCAACATGTTTCCAACCGCCAACACCGTCAAGCTCGGCGATCCGATCGCTTTGACCGTCGGTTACCGCGGCGGCTCCAGCAGCCGTTCCGGTCTGGCAATTCAGGAAGCGGCGCAGCTGCCGGAAGCGACGCAGGATTATCTTGACCGTGTCGCGGGGCCGTACTTTAGAGCATACTGCGCTTGGCTGCAGGCGATTCACATTGGGCAGTGCGGCGGCGCGCTGTTTGATACGATTGAAGCCGTTCTGCCACGGACCCAATACGGCTGGTCACTATGTCCGGGGCATCTGAGTGCTGAGGAGGAATGGATGTCCTCACCGGTGTATGAAGGCAGTCAGGAAAAACTGGAAAGCGGAATGCTCTTTCAGATCGACATCATTCCGTCGGTGGCCGGCTATCCCGGCACAAGCGCGGAAAGCACGGTTGTGCTGGCTGATGAACCGCTGAAACAGGAAATCAAAAAACAATATCCGGATATGTGGGAACGAATGCAGCAGCGCCGGGCTTATCTGAAATCCGAGCTGGGCATCGAGGTGTCCGAGGATGTTTTGCCGATGTGCAGTACCGTGGCTTATCTTCGCCCGTTCTTATTAAATAAGGATAGTGCTTTTGTTTTAAAGCCGGGTACGGAGCAGCAATGAAGAAGATTTTGATCGGAGCGCTGCTGGCGGAATCCAACGCCTATGTGCAGAAAGATTGTGAAATTCAGGACTTTACGATTTTGACCGGTCCGGCCATGGCGGACAAACTGGCGATTCGCGAGCTGGCTGAGGCGCATGACGTTCAGCTGATCCCCTCGCTGCATGCCAGCTGCATGGCAGCCGGCTGCGTGGATGAGGACACGTTTGACTATTTACAGAAAAAATTCATCCAAGCTGTAAAGGCTCATCAGGAAGAGCTGGATGGGATCTATCTGTTTCTGCATGGCGCCAGTCATGTGCGGAATTTGCCGGGCGGCTCCGGCGATCATTTCCTGCTTCACGCGATCCGCAAAATTGTCGGACCGTATCTGCCGATTGCGGTTCTATGCGATCCGCACGGCAATCTGGCGCAGGAGTATGTCGATGAATGCACGGTGCTGCGTACCTTCCGCCATTCCCCGCATTCAGATCGGGACCAAGCCAGTCAGATTGTCTTTCAGTGCCTTTTAAATGTATTACAGGATCGGCGTCCGATTCATCCGGTTTATCGGAAGGTTCCGATTCTCTTAGGCGGGGAACGCTGTGTTTCGGCGGATGAACCGTTGTGCTCGATCAATCAGAAGCTTGATCAGATTGAAGTGGATCCGAGGATTCTGTGCTGTTCCTATCATATCGGCTATCTGCGCCATGACAGCGAGCACTGCGGGGCGGGGATAGTCGTCGTGCCGAATCAGCCGGAAGATGAAGCCTATGCTGAACAAAAAGCCGAAGAAATTTATGATTATGTCTGGCAGCGCCATACTGAGTTTCATTTTACCGGCAACGCGTCGGAACCCGATGCGGCGTTGGCGGCGATGCTTGAGTTTGACGGGCGGCCATGTTTCCTTTCTGATTCCGGGGATAATGTCACCGCCGGCGCACCAGGCGTGAACACGACGATGCTTAAACAAGTGCTTGCGCTTTCCGATTTTCACAACAAGCAGATCCTGTTTGCGGCTATCTGCGATTCTGAGCTTTGTGCTAAAACGTTGATTCATGTTCAGGCCGGCGAGAAGGTGGATGTCGAAATCGGTGCGCAGCTGGATTCCAATTCAGCGCCCGTCAGAATCCGCGGAACGGTCGCGGCTGTCGGGAATCTGCATCGGCGGTATGGCGATGAAGCGGTCGCCGGCAGTGCCTGGACGGTCAAGCTGGAAGATCTGCCGGTCAGCGTAGTGATTGCCAGCGCTCCGGTTTCCTTTTCCGAACGGCTTCAATATGAAAAAGCTCATGTGGATTTAGACACCTATGATCTGATCATCGTCAAACAGGGCTATCTGTATCCGGAGCTGAAAGCAATGGCGGCAAACTATGTCATGGCCTTGACCGACGGAGCCTGCATGCAGCGGACTGAAAAGCTGATATACAAAAAGGTCAGCCGTCCGATCTACCCGCTGGATGCGATCTGAGATCAGGATCAGAATGAAGAGAGCTGCGCCACGATGTGCGCACAAGGAGGAGTATATGAAAATATTAATTGGCGGCTTAGTCGCTGAATCCAACGCTTATGTCGCAAAACCCTGTGAAATTCAGGATTTCGTCATTCAGACGGGAGAGGATATCGCCCATCGCATGTATCTGGATGAACTGCAGGATGAACTGCAGGCCAATCAAATTGAACTGATTCCGGCAATTTTCGCCTATGGCGCCGGGGCTGGCCGGGTTGCCTACGATACCTTTGATTATATTCTCAAGCAGTTTCTGCGCAAGGTCAAAGCCCATCAGCACGAACTGGACGGCATGTTTTTCTTCCTGCATGGGGCAAGCAACGTCATCGACCTGGAAGGCGGATCCGGTGATCACAAGATCATTGAGGAAATCCGCAAAATCGTTGGCCCGTACATGCCGATTGCGGTCGTCTGCGATCCGCACGGCAATGTCGATCAGGAATATGCTGACCGACTCAATGTGCTGAGAACCTTCCGTCACAGTCCGCATACCGATCGCAGGGAAGCCCATCAATATGTTTTCCGCTGCCTAGTCGATCTGCTTCAAAATCGCCGGGAAGTCCATCCGGTTTACCGCAAAGTTCCGATTCTCTTAGGTGGGGAACGGTGTGTCTCAACCGATGAACCGCTGGTTTCGATCAACAAGCTGCTCGATCAAATTGAAGCTGATCCGCGGATTTTAAGCTGTTCCTATCACATCGGCTATCTGCGTCATGACAGCGCCAAGTGCGGCGCGGCGGTTGTCGTTGTGCCGAATCAGCCGGAAGATGCAGCGTATGCGCAAAGCAAAGCGGATGAGATCTATGACTTTGTCTGGGCGCGGCATAAGGAGTTCCATTTCACCGGCTATGCCGATGAGCCGGAAGCGGCTTGGGAAGCGATGCTGAAGCACGAAGGTCGGCCTTGCTTTTTGACGGATTCCGGGGATAACGTTACCGCCGGCGCGCCGGGCGGCAATACCGTCGTACTGCGGCAGGTTCTGGCGGAAACCGATTATCATGGCAAATCCATTCTGTTAGCGGGGATCACCGATAAAAAACTGTGTGAACAGGTGTTTGTCCATCAGCATGTCGGCGATCATGTAACCTTTGCGGTTGGACCGGAAATTGATGAGTTGTCGGCGAAGGTCACGGTCAGCGGTACGATTCTTTCCACTGGGGATCTGCACAATCATTATCATGATCCGAAGGTGGTTGGCACATGCTGGACGGTGAAGCTGGATGACTGCCCGGTGACACTGGTGATTCAGAGCTATCCGGTTTCCTTTGCGGAACGGGCTCAGTATGAACAGGCGAATGTGGATCTGGATGGGTATGATCTGATCATCGTCAAACAGGGCTATCTGTACCCAGAATTGAAAGCGATGGCTTCGCATTACGTCATGTCGCTGACCGATGGGGCGTGCATGCAGCGGACAGAACGGCTGAGCTACAAGAAGGTCATTCGTCCGATTTATCCGTTAGACAACATTTAAACGCAGCTTCCTGTTTCCGATTGCGGAGGCAGGAAGCTTTCTGTAAAGGGGGATGGATTCATGAATGCTTTACTGACGTTGGCGGCGGGAATTGTGGGATGGAGAATCGCAGCGCGGCTGAAGCTGCCGGCACCGGCGATGCTAGGCAGTATGATCGCCGTCGGGCTTACGAATATTTTGTTTGATTACGCCGCTTTGCCGCTGGCCGTTAAGGTGTTTGCCCAGGCGATTTCCGGGGCGTTTATCGGCATGCAGATAAACCGTTCGGATTTAGGTCGGCTCAAGTCGCTGATCGTCCCGTTTCTGATTTTGGCAGTTCTGCTGACGGTCAATACGTTTGTTGTCGGGATTGTGATCCGGCAGCTGTGCGGCTGGGACTGGATGACGGCGCTGCTGGCTTGTGTGGCCGGCGGGGTGACGGATATTTCGCTGATCGCGATGGAGATGGGCGCGGACGTCGGAACGGTGGCGATGATGCAGACCTCACGGCTGGTTGGAGTGCTGTTGTTTTTTCCTTACTGGATTCAGTTTCTGACCCGCCATGAACCCGACGCGGAAAAACCGGCGGAGACAGAAATCCCGCAGCCAATGCGGATTACATTTTTGGATCGCCTGATTCACCATCGCAGCGGAAAGATTGCCTTTACCTTATTGCTCAGCCTGGGTTTGGGGATGATCGGCAATGCCAGCGGTCTGCCGGCAGCGTCGATGGTCTTTCCGATGATCGGCGTGGTCGCCTTCAACTGTACGACCTCGGTCTGCGCCGTACCCGTTCAGATTAAGAATGTCGCGCAGCTGTTAGCGGGCTCCTTGGTGGGTGTCAGCATCACCGCGGCCACCTTTGGCAGTCTGTCCTCGACGTTGGTGCCGGTGGGGATTCTGTTAGTGAGCTATTGGGCCGTGAATCTGATCTACAGCCTGTTGTGCAAACATCGGCATCTGCTGGATCTGAAATCCGCGATGTTTGCGTCAGCGCCGGGCGGGGCAACGGACATGTCGTTGATCGCCGCCGATCTGGGAGCGGATCTTTCGCAGATCGCCTTGATTCAGGTGCTGCGGGCGGCATATGTGGTGGCGGTGATGCCGCCGCTGATCCTCGGCTTCATCCGGCTGTGGGGATAAGAATGAGGGAGTAGAAGATGAAACGTTATTTTTATTTAGGTCTGGGTTCACTGGCGATGTGCGTCTTTGGACTGATGTATAACTGGACGGTGTTTTCTCCGGCCGTCAGTGTTCAGCTGAACGTCTCAGCTGCCAGTGTCGCCAATGTTTTCTCGGTCTGTCAGATCTGTTTTTGTGCCGGTGGGGTGCTGAGCGGTTTTATTTATTACCGCGTTCCGTTTCGCGCAAGCATGCTGATCGCCAGTCTGATGATCGGCGTGGGTTTGTTTCTGACCAGCCGGGCGGATCAGGTGGCGATGATCTACGCCTGCTACAGCGTGCTGTTTTCTCTTGGCGCCGGGTTTGCGTATAAAGCGTTATTGACGACGGTCATGACCTGGTTTAACGATAAGCCAGGCTTAGCCAGCGGCGTATTGGTGATGGGAGCGGGACTGACGGCGTTTGTATTCAATGTCCCGACCTCGCTGATCATAGAAAGTCTGGGCTGGCGGACGGCGATGCTTCTGCTGGCACTGATCGCCTTTGTTCTTTCCCTGGTCGTGTCGCTGATCGTGCGCCCGCGCGGCGTCGTCCGCAAAGCGGGAAAGCTGGAGGAAGGGGAGGAAGAAGGTCAGGTATCGACCGGTCAGATGATGAAAAGCACCCGTTTCTATGTGTATTTTATCTGGAGTGTTCTGGTGCTGGCCGGCTGCAGTTCACTGACTGGCACGGCGGTCAGCTGCGGCATCAGCTTCGGCATCAGCGCGACGATGGCGGCCACGCTGTCGATGATCATCTCGCTGTTCAATTCCGTCAGCCGCGTCTTTTACGGCATTATTTATGATAAGATCGGCCGGAAAACAGCGATGGGGATCGCCACGACGCTGTTTATCATCGCGGTCATCATTCTCTACTGTGCCTTTACCCTTGGCAGCACAGCGCTGTTAGCGGTCAGCTTTATTTTTGTCGGCCTCAGCTTCGGCGCGGTGCCGACGATTTCTTCCGCTTACATCCTGACCACCTTCGGCAAGAAGTATTATCCGAGTAATTTCAGCATCCAGGGAACCTATACGCTGTTCAGTCCGTTTTTAGGCACGATGCTGTTCAGCGCCCTGTTTACCGCAACTCAAAGCTACCCGCTTTCCTACAGCTATCTGATCGCGTATGCTTTGATCGCGCTGGGGCTGTTCTTTGGCCTGAACCGATTGTTAAACAACCCGAAAACCACGGCTCATTGACAACAATTTCTCATCCGGACAGGCAGGACAAAAGCCGGTTTGAGAATTTTATTCAAAGCTTTTTGAAGCCCTTAAAAAACACTGAAAAAGCAATATAATGAAGGGCAGAAAGACTCAGTCGAAAAGACTGAAAGGAGGAAAACAATGGACGGAAAAGTCAAAAAAGGTTTCTTATGGGGAACTGCCAGCGCGGCCTATCAATGTGAAGGCGGCTGGAATGAAGGCGGCAAGGGCGAAAGCAACTGGGATCAGTTCTGTCATGGCCCGAAGAACGTCAAAGGCTACACCGGCGATGTCGCCGCGGATTTCTATCATCGCTACAAGGAAGATATCCGGCTGTTAAAGGAAGGCGGACACAATACCCTGCGCTTTTCGATCAGCTGGACGCGGATTCTGCCGGATCAAAGCGGCAAGGTCAATCCGGAAGGCGTTGCCTTTTATAAAGATGTGCTGAAGGAATGCCGTGAAAACGGGATTACGCCGAATGTGACGCTGCTGCACTATGACATCCCAGCCTGGTTAGAAGATCTGGGCGGTTATGCCAATCCGATCTTCTCCGATGAATTTGCCAAATACTGCAAGGTCGTCTTTGAACAGTTCGGCAATGAGATCCCGCTGTATGTGACGATCAATGAATCGACGCACAACGCGTACTGTTCCTATCTGACCGGCAACTATCCGCCGAACATTCATAACGTTCAGACGTTGGTGCAGGTGTGCTACAATCTCGTCGTTGCCAATGCCAAAGCCATTCGGGAGTTCCGCAAGCTCAATCTGACCTCGCAGGTCGGCATCGTACATACAACCAATACTGTTCAGATTTTGAAGGATACTCCGGAATATCGGATTGCCCAACGACGCGGGGATCTGTTTAAAAATAAGTGGGTCACCGATCCGGCCATTCTGGGCAAGTTCCCGGAGGATCTGTTCCCGCTGCTGGAAGAAAGCGGGATTGATCTGTCCTTTGTCAAACCGGAGGATCTCGATATCATCGCCCACAACACGATTGATTTCTTAGGTCAAAACTGCTACACCCGCGCGCTGGTCAAACCGTATGAATCTGGGGAAACCAATTACTATCCGAATAATGTCGGCGCCGGACAGAAAACCATCGAAGGCTATACCGTCAAGGGCTGGTTTCAGACTGACGTGGATCCGAACACGCCGAAAAATGCCTGGAGCCGGGAAATTTATCCAAAGACGGTGTATGACATGTTGATGGGCATCAAGAAGGATTATGGCGATATTCCAGTCTACATTACGGAAAACGGTCATGCCTTATATGAAGAACCGGATGAAAACGGAGAAGTCAACGACGACGAACGAATCGAATTTTTGAAGTCCTATCTGGAATGGCTGATCAAAGCACAGAACGAAGGCTGCAACGTGA belongs to Holdemania massiliensis and includes:
- a CDS encoding MurR/RpiR family transcriptional regulator; its protein translation is MNILKKLENLENVTPNERILIETILNDPERFLAAKPKEIASLTYVSVPTLYRLINKLGLSGVNDLKLQLQDALHTETETAVESFDFPISPTDTVNEIQQHLKDVYAQTIDDTLKLSDQQVLVEVSQLMQKAAHIDVYASAGNLFFAQNFAFQMQEINVSVHVPEAEYMQKLSAGNADATHLSIVISFGGRGGSMNTVCQILSDNQSPIVLITSTQKNPLTRFAKYRIFMSSYENHYQKISSFSTRLTLLYILDTLYSIYFRLNYQTLLDRKLSTYEKIHRRLNRREPEI
- a CDS encoding aminopeptidase P family N-terminal domain-containing protein; the protein is MGKGNVVLKQVKAPQKDCTGIPVALSDATIQQRKDKVLKKMQERGLDQLVIYGDVEHGGNFEYLVGYFTRFEEALLVLNADGKATLVLGNENLNKASKSRIEAAAVHVSLFSLPNQPNRSDKTLKQLLEEAGIAAGKRTGLVGWKMFTSSLEDNKKIYDVPSYVVDAVKAIVGEDQLSNETDLFIGEQGVRTTNNANEIAHYEYAAALASDCVLDAMDKLEIGVSELELGDALVRNGQHTSIVTIAASGPRFVQANMFPTANTVKLGDPIALTVGYRGGSSSRSGLAIQEAAQLPEATQDYLDRVAGPYFRAYCAWLQAIHIGQCGGALFDTIEAVLPRTQYGWSLCPGHLSAEEEWMSSPVYEGSQEKLESGMLFQIDIIPSVAGYPGTSAESTVVLADEPLKQEIKKQYPDMWERMQQRRAYLKSELGIEVSEDVLPMCSTVAYLRPFLLNKDSAFVLKPGTEQQ
- a CDS encoding M81 family metallopeptidase — translated: MKKILIGALLAESNAYVQKDCEIQDFTILTGPAMADKLAIRELAEAHDVQLIPSLHASCMAAGCVDEDTFDYLQKKFIQAVKAHQEELDGIYLFLHGASHVRNLPGGSGDHFLLHAIRKIVGPYLPIAVLCDPHGNLAQEYVDECTVLRTFRHSPHSDRDQASQIVFQCLLNVLQDRRPIHPVYRKVPILLGGERCVSADEPLCSINQKLDQIEVDPRILCCSYHIGYLRHDSEHCGAGIVVVPNQPEDEAYAEQKAEEIYDYVWQRHTEFHFTGNASEPDAALAAMLEFDGRPCFLSDSGDNVTAGAPGVNTTMLKQVLALSDFHNKQILFAAICDSELCAKTLIHVQAGEKVDVEIGAQLDSNSAPVRIRGTVAAVGNLHRRYGDEAVAGSAWTVKLEDLPVSVVIASAPVSFSERLQYEKAHVDLDTYDLIIVKQGYLYPELKAMAANYVMALTDGACMQRTEKLIYKKVSRPIYPLDAI
- a CDS encoding M81 family metallopeptidase: MKILIGGLVAESNAYVAKPCEIQDFVIQTGEDIAHRMYLDELQDELQANQIELIPAIFAYGAGAGRVAYDTFDYILKQFLRKVKAHQHELDGMFFFLHGASNVIDLEGGSGDHKIIEEIRKIVGPYMPIAVVCDPHGNVDQEYADRLNVLRTFRHSPHTDRREAHQYVFRCLVDLLQNRREVHPVYRKVPILLGGERCVSTDEPLVSINKLLDQIEADPRILSCSYHIGYLRHDSAKCGAAVVVVPNQPEDAAYAQSKADEIYDFVWARHKEFHFTGYADEPEAAWEAMLKHEGRPCFLTDSGDNVTAGAPGGNTVVLRQVLAETDYHGKSILLAGITDKKLCEQVFVHQHVGDHVTFAVGPEIDELSAKVTVSGTILSTGDLHNHYHDPKVVGTCWTVKLDDCPVTLVIQSYPVSFAERAQYEQANVDLDGYDLIIVKQGYLYPELKAMASHYVMSLTDGACMQRTERLSYKKVIRPIYPLDNI
- a CDS encoding AbrB family transcriptional regulator; this translates as MNALLTLAAGIVGWRIAARLKLPAPAMLGSMIAVGLTNILFDYAALPLAVKVFAQAISGAFIGMQINRSDLGRLKSLIVPFLILAVLLTVNTFVVGIVIRQLCGWDWMTALLACVAGGVTDISLIAMEMGADVGTVAMMQTSRLVGVLLFFPYWIQFLTRHEPDAEKPAETEIPQPMRITFLDRLIHHRSGKIAFTLLLSLGLGMIGNASGLPAASMVFPMIGVVAFNCTTSVCAVPVQIKNVAQLLAGSLVGVSITAATFGSLSSTLVPVGILLVSYWAVNLIYSLLCKHRHLLDLKSAMFASAPGGATDMSLIAADLGADLSQIALIQVLRAAYVVAVMPPLILGFIRLWG
- a CDS encoding MFS transporter, producing MKRYFYLGLGSLAMCVFGLMYNWTVFSPAVSVQLNVSAASVANVFSVCQICFCAGGVLSGFIYYRVPFRASMLIASLMIGVGLFLTSRADQVAMIYACYSVLFSLGAGFAYKALLTTVMTWFNDKPGLASGVLVMGAGLTAFVFNVPTSLIIESLGWRTAMLLLALIAFVLSLVVSLIVRPRGVVRKAGKLEEGEEEGQVSTGQMMKSTRFYVYFIWSVLVLAGCSSLTGTAVSCGISFGISATMAATLSMIISLFNSVSRVFYGIIYDKIGRKTAMGIATTLFIIAVIILYCAFTLGSTALLAVSFIFVGLSFGAVPTISSAYILTTFGKKYYPSNFSIQGTYTLFSPFLGTMLFSALFTATQSYPLSYSYLIAYALIALGLFFGLNRLLNNPKTTAH
- a CDS encoding glycoside hydrolase family 1 protein, translated to MDGKVKKGFLWGTASAAYQCEGGWNEGGKGESNWDQFCHGPKNVKGYTGDVAADFYHRYKEDIRLLKEGGHNTLRFSISWTRILPDQSGKVNPEGVAFYKDVLKECRENGITPNVTLLHYDIPAWLEDLGGYANPIFSDEFAKYCKVVFEQFGNEIPLYVTINESTHNAYCSYLTGNYPPNIHNVQTLVQVCYNLVVANAKAIREFRKLNLTSQVGIVHTTNTVQILKDTPEYRIAQRRGDLFKNKWVTDPAILGKFPEDLFPLLEESGIDLSFVKPEDLDIIAHNTIDFLGQNCYTRALVKPYESGETNYYPNNVGAGQKTIEGYTVKGWFQTDVDPNTPKNAWSREIYPKTVYDMLMGIKKDYGDIPVYITENGHALYEEPDENGEVNDDERIEFLKSYLEWLIKAQNEGCNVKGYYAWSTTDCYSWINGYQKRYGLIYIDYDHDLKRIPKKSYYWYRDFIKEHTED